A portion of the Sulfuricurvum kujiense DSM 16994 genome contains these proteins:
- a CDS encoding transcriptional regulator: MKKILIFENEYADHEPAFKAINLLSFDNQLQITQYNTSQELTNISNIDAYDAIIIDIDLSLKSHKDGFGIIQDIDTFNKDVLKKVMVLTGSSKVEEKLIEQGYDIRVAIKPIDIDQIADMLKDILK, encoded by the coding sequence ATGAAAAAAATACTTATCTTTGAAAATGAATATGCTGATCATGAGCCTGCTTTTAAAGCTATAAATTTGTTGTCTTTTGATAATCAACTACAAATTACACAATACAATACATCTCAAGAACTTACAAATATTTCAAATATTGATGCTTATGATGCCATAATAATTGATATTGATTTGTCTTTAAAAAGTCATAAAGATGGATTTGGGATTATTCAAGACATAGATACATTTAACAAAGATGTATTAAAAAAGGTTATGGTATTGACTGGTTCTTCTAAGGTCGAAGAAAAATTGATAGAACAAGGTTATGATATTAGGGTAGCCATTAAACCAATTGATATTGATCAAATAGCGGATATGTTAAAAGACATTCTGAAGTAA
- the ybeY gene encoding rRNA maturation RNase YbeY encodes MIELDNRTDKTYNFQLLEQIADLLSDREIELILTDNVEIAEINREFRGIDKATDVLSFPSDPFPGAPLGSIVISVDKVASVANELKHSEDHEIALLFIHGMLHLLGFDHEVDNGEMRQKEIELIETFKLPKSLIVRTLEE; translated from the coding sequence ATGATTGAACTAGATAACCGAACCGATAAAACCTATAATTTTCAGCTTTTGGAGCAGATTGCCGATTTGCTGAGCGACCGTGAGATAGAATTAATTCTTACCGATAATGTTGAAATCGCTGAAATCAACCGCGAATTCAGAGGTATAGATAAAGCTACCGACGTCCTCAGTTTCCCCAGCGATCCGTTCCCGGGAGCGCCCCTTGGGAGCATCGTCATCAGTGTCGATAAAGTCGCATCGGTCGCTAATGAGCTCAAACACAGCGAAGATCACGAAATCGCCCTTCTCTTTATCCACGGGATGCTTCATTTACTCGGATTCGACCATGAAGTCGATAACGGCGAAATGCGTCAAAAAGAGATAGAGCTCATTGAGACCTTCAAGCTTCCAAAAAGTTTGATTGTCAGAACTTTGGAAGAATAG